One window of the Shewanella khirikhana genome contains the following:
- a CDS encoding YifB family Mg chelatase-like AAA ATPase, protein MAIACVATRASLGVEAPAVTVEVHLANGLPAFNLVGLPEASVKEARERVRSALVNAGFEFPMRRITVNLAPADLPKQGGRYDLPIAIGILAASGQIPLTSLKNREFVGELALSGEVRFCSGLLPVIVAARRDGRELILPLANRADAELVDYPAIRLCSQLVHLVAFLHGQQPLPGLEQGAEWLEEAPGAVTCLSDVIGQYQAKQALEIAAAGAHNLLMLGLPGCGKTMLASRIMGLLPPLDYDEALEVAALHSVAGLNIKPSEFHRRPFRSPHHTCSAISLVGGGSVPKPGEISLAHRGVLFLDELPEFPRKVLDCLREPMETGEVVISRAAAKLTFASRFQLIAAMNPSPCGSAGPGSRSSPEQISRYLARLSGPFLDRFDLSIEVPPLPPGTLTQNAPAAETTDTIARRVTAARERQLARAGKLNSELTGNELKQAGFTQQDLEFLEQSVNRLGLSVRSFHRLQRVARTIADLENSPNVERKHLAQALGYRAMDRLLASLSQQLGR, encoded by the coding sequence ATGGCCATTGCCTGCGTCGCCACCCGTGCGAGCCTGGGGGTGGAAGCCCCAGCCGTTACCGTCGAGGTTCATCTGGCCAACGGCCTGCCTGCGTTTAATCTGGTTGGCCTGCCCGAAGCCTCGGTCAAAGAAGCCCGCGAGCGGGTGCGCAGCGCCCTGGTCAATGCCGGATTTGAATTCCCGATGCGCCGCATCACGGTCAATCTGGCCCCAGCCGACTTACCCAAACAGGGTGGTCGTTACGACCTGCCCATCGCCATCGGTATTCTGGCAGCCTCGGGGCAAATCCCGCTCACCAGCCTGAAAAACCGTGAATTTGTCGGTGAACTGGCGCTGTCGGGCGAAGTACGCTTCTGCTCCGGGCTGCTGCCTGTGATTGTGGCCGCCCGCCGGGACGGCCGCGAACTCATACTGCCGCTAGCCAACCGCGCCGATGCCGAATTGGTCGATTATCCCGCCATTCGTCTGTGCAGCCAGTTGGTCCATCTGGTGGCCTTCCTCCACGGTCAGCAGCCCTTGCCGGGGCTGGAGCAAGGCGCCGAGTGGCTCGAAGAAGCGCCCGGCGCCGTGACTTGCCTTAGCGATGTAATTGGCCAGTATCAGGCCAAGCAGGCGCTGGAAATAGCCGCTGCGGGCGCTCATAACCTCCTGATGCTTGGCTTGCCTGGCTGCGGTAAAACCATGCTTGCCAGCCGGATCATGGGCTTACTGCCGCCGCTCGATTATGACGAAGCGCTTGAAGTGGCGGCGCTGCATTCGGTCGCCGGACTCAATATCAAGCCCAGTGAGTTTCATCGCCGCCCCTTTCGATCGCCGCACCACACCTGCTCGGCCATCTCCCTGGTTGGCGGTGGCAGCGTGCCCAAGCCAGGGGAGATTTCCCTCGCCCACCGGGGCGTGTTGTTTCTAGACGAGCTGCCCGAATTCCCACGCAAGGTGCTCGACTGCCTGCGCGAGCCAATGGAAACCGGCGAAGTGGTGATCTCCCGCGCCGCCGCCAAACTCACCTTTGCCAGCCGTTTTCAGCTGATTGCCGCCATGAACCCAAGCCCCTGCGGCAGCGCCGGCCCCGGCAGCCGCTCAAGTCCTGAGCAAATAAGTCGCTATCTGGCGCGGCTTTCAGGCCCCTTCCTGGACCGCTTCGATTTGTCCATTGAAGTGCCGCCGCTGCCGCCGGGCACCCTCACCCAAAACGCCCCGGCCGCCGAAACCACTGACACCATCGCCCGCCGGGTGACTGCTGCCCGCGAACGCCAGTTGGCGCGGGCTGGCAAGCTCAACAGCGAACTCACGGGAAACGAGCTGAAACAGGCTGGATTTACTCAGCAGGATCTTGAATTTCTTGAGCAAAGCGTTAACCGGCTTGGGTTATCGGTGCGCAGCTTTCACCGCCTGCAACGGGTTGCCCGCACCATTGCCGACCTTGAAAACAGCCCCAATGTGGAGCGCAAACATCTGGCACAGGCGCTTGGGTATCGCGCCATGGACAGGCTGCTTGCCAGTCTGTCACAGCAGCTCGGGCGCTGA
- a CDS encoding glycoside hydrolase family 2 TIM barrel-domain containing protein: protein MPNPYKLKVLLPALLMLAGLPGSAQTAHGASSQPELSFTDREWRDHQVFAINKLPPHATAFPFENSEMAMNGDERQSANYLDLNGLWRFHFTRSPKGRPAGFTQPEYDDSSWDNIPVPSNWEVLGYDHPIYLDERYPFDTRWPDAPTDYNPVGSYRKQFELPEAWQGKRVVLHVGAAKSAMYVWLNGKEVGYSQGAKTPAEFDITPFVTEGRNLLALQILRWSDASYLESQDMLRISGIERDVFLYATEPQFIADVDARPSLNAELSEGSLSLKVSLQNEAQGKNLRLGYRLLDGEMNEVAKGERSLMLQGKQELSFNAGISKPKLWSAEQPNLYTLLLSLKDERGHSLEVNRIELGFRRIEINQSQLLVNGKAIRIRGVDRHETDPRTGHVVSRERMLQDIRLMKENNINAVRSSHYPNDPYWLKLTDKYGLYVIDEANIESHPLAIDEKTQIGDTTSWIPAHLERTRRMFERDKNHPSVIIWSLGNEAGTGRVFKETYRWLKERDGSRPVQYEPAELDDYTDIFAPMYPSIERLEKFASANPDRPGIMIEYAHAMGNSVGNLQDYWDVIDKYPALQGGFIWDWVDQSLQYTAADGHKYWAYGKDFHPELPSDGNFLNNGLVNPDRVPHPHLSEVKKVYQPVRFHRGKDGQFEVENRYDFNDLSHLGFFYRLSANGETVASGAIATKTNPAKANPKAGQKARLTLPALPKMDDRREYLLTLEARTLASDGLIQANHLLAWDQFALTSKRPLPTMAAASSTGKLNVSETSEAIIITSPIARFEFNPKRGELTGWQYRGRALIESAPEANFYRAPTDNDLGNGMHEWAAPWQQAWQGFGLTGFKLAEEKGTVSIHSRFHSASLNADYEQHWQLYADGRLSLQNRFIPAANSEQLPKLPRFGMQWRMTDGFDTLAWYGRGPGESYADRKSGAAIGSYVGPIAEQFERYARPQETGNKTDVRWMAISGKALGVLALPTDGELLSGSAWPFKASELDFVVAGDGKSASGLVPSTSRHGADIRLSPGVTWNIDHKQMGVGGDTSWGRHVHGQYSLPPKPYEYGFMLVPFDPILTRPAELYLGDTSNASNADKVKQ, encoded by the coding sequence ATGCCCAACCCTTACAAACTCAAGGTCTTATTGCCCGCGCTGCTGATGCTCGCAGGACTGCCCGGCAGTGCCCAGACTGCCCACGGTGCAAGTTCACAACCAGAGCTGTCATTCACCGATCGCGAATGGCGCGACCACCAGGTATTCGCCATCAATAAGCTGCCGCCCCATGCCACGGCTTTTCCATTTGAAAACAGCGAAATGGCAATGAATGGCGACGAGCGTCAATCGGCCAACTATCTGGATCTCAATGGCCTGTGGCGTTTCCATTTCACCCGCTCCCCCAAGGGCAGACCGGCAGGGTTCACCCAGCCAGAATATGACGACAGCAGCTGGGACAACATCCCGGTACCGTCGAACTGGGAGGTGCTGGGCTACGATCACCCGATTTACCTCGATGAGCGTTATCCCTTCGATACCAGGTGGCCGGACGCCCCCACCGACTACAACCCGGTGGGCTCTTACCGTAAACAGTTTGAGCTGCCCGAGGCCTGGCAGGGCAAGCGGGTGGTGCTGCACGTGGGCGCCGCCAAGTCGGCCATGTATGTCTGGCTCAACGGCAAAGAAGTGGGTTATAGCCAGGGTGCCAAGACCCCGGCCGAGTTCGATATCACGCCTTTTGTCACTGAAGGCCGCAATCTGCTGGCGCTGCAAATACTGCGTTGGTCCGACGCCTCTTACCTCGAGAGTCAGGACATGCTGCGCATTTCCGGCATCGAAAGAGACGTCTTCCTCTACGCCACCGAGCCGCAATTTATTGCCGATGTGGACGCCCGCCCCAGCCTCAATGCCGAGCTGAGCGAAGGCAGCTTAAGCCTCAAGGTGTCGCTGCAAAATGAAGCGCAGGGCAAAAACCTGCGCCTTGGCTATCGACTGCTGGATGGTGAGATGAACGAGGTGGCCAAAGGTGAGCGGTCACTCATGCTGCAGGGCAAGCAGGAGCTGAGTTTCAATGCAGGCATTAGCAAGCCAAAGCTATGGAGTGCCGAGCAGCCAAATCTCTATACCCTGCTGCTGAGCCTCAAGGATGAGCGCGGCCATAGCCTCGAGGTCAACCGCATCGAACTGGGCTTCCGGCGTATCGAAATCAACCAAAGCCAGCTTTTAGTTAACGGCAAGGCCATCCGCATCCGCGGCGTTGACCGGCACGAAACCGACCCGCGCACGGGCCATGTGGTCAGCCGCGAGCGCATGCTGCAGGACATCCGCCTGATGAAGGAAAACAACATCAACGCGGTGCGAAGCTCCCACTACCCCAACGACCCCTACTGGCTCAAACTCACCGACAAATACGGCCTCTATGTTATCGATGAAGCCAATATCGAGAGCCACCCGCTGGCCATCGATGAAAAGACCCAGATAGGCGACACTACGAGCTGGATCCCCGCGCACCTCGAGCGCACCCGCCGCATGTTTGAGCGCGATAAAAACCATCCGTCGGTGATTATCTGGAGCCTGGGTAACGAAGCAGGCACAGGCCGGGTATTCAAAGAAACCTACCGCTGGCTCAAGGAGCGCGACGGCAGCCGCCCGGTGCAGTATGAACCGGCGGAGCTGGACGACTACACGGATATTTTCGCCCCCATGTACCCCTCCATCGAGCGGCTGGAAAAGTTTGCCAGTGCCAACCCCGACCGGCCGGGGATCATGATTGAGTACGCCCACGCCATGGGCAACTCGGTGGGCAACCTGCAGGATTATTGGGATGTTATCGACAAGTACCCGGCGCTGCAGGGCGGCTTTATCTGGGACTGGGTGGATCAATCACTGCAATACACCGCCGCCGATGGCCACAAATACTGGGCCTACGGTAAAGACTTCCATCCCGAACTGCCAAGCGACGGCAACTTCCTCAACAATGGGCTGGTAAACCCCGACCGGGTGCCCCACCCTCACTTAAGCGAAGTGAAGAAGGTCTATCAGCCGGTGCGCTTCCATCGAGGCAAAGATGGTCAGTTTGAGGTGGAAAACCGTTACGACTTCAATGACCTGTCTCATTTGGGCTTTTTCTATCGCCTCAGCGCCAATGGCGAGACGGTGGCGAGCGGCGCTATTGCCACAAAAACCAACCCCGCAAAAGCCAATCCCAAAGCCGGGCAAAAGGCGCGCCTTACCCTGCCAGCGCTGCCCAAAATGGACGATAGACGTGAGTACCTGCTGACTCTGGAGGCCAGAACCCTCGCCTCCGATGGGCTTATTCAGGCAAATCACCTGCTGGCCTGGGATCAGTTTGCACTCACATCGAAGCGCCCCCTGCCAACCATGGCTGCGGCCTCATCCACTGGCAAGCTTAACGTGAGCGAGACGAGCGAGGCGATTATCATCACAAGCCCCATCGCCCGCTTCGAGTTTAATCCCAAGCGCGGCGAACTCACCGGCTGGCAGTATCGCGGCCGGGCGCTTATCGAGTCGGCCCCCGAGGCCAACTTCTACCGCGCCCCCACCGACAACGACCTTGGCAACGGCATGCACGAGTGGGCCGCGCCCTGGCAGCAGGCCTGGCAGGGTTTTGGCCTCACTGGCTTTAAGCTGGCCGAAGAAAAAGGCACAGTCAGCATCCACAGCCGCTTCCACTCGGCGAGTCTTAATGCGGACTACGAGCAGCACTGGCAGCTCTATGCCGATGGCCGTCTGTCGCTGCAAAACCGCTTTATCCCAGCGGCCAATAGCGAGCAGCTGCCCAAGTTGCCCCGCTTTGGCATGCAGTGGCGCATGACCGATGGCTTCGACACCCTGGCCTGGTACGGCCGCGGCCCCGGCGAGAGCTATGCCGATCGCAAGTCCGGCGCTGCAATCGGCAGCTATGTCGGCCCTATTGCCGAGCAGTTCGAGCGCTACGCCCGGCCGCAGGAAACCGGCAACAAGACCGATGTGCGCTGGATGGCCATTTCCGGCAAGGCGCTTGGCGTGCTCGCGCTGCCCACCGACGGTGAGCTTTTGAGCGGCAGCGCCTGGCCATTCAAGGCCTCCGAGCTCGACTTCGTGGTGGCAGGCGATGGCAAATCGGCCTCGGGACTGGTGCCCTCCACCAGCCGCCACGGCGCCGATATTCGCCTCAGCCCCGGCGTCACCTGGAACATCGACCACAAACAGATGGGCGTAGGCGGCGATACGTCCTGGGGCCGCCATGTACACGGCCAATACAGCCTGCCGCCAAAGCCATATGAGTACGGCTTTATGCTGGTGCCCTTTGACCCCATACTCACCCGCCCCGCCGAGTTGTATCTGGGCGACACCTCGAACGCATCCAATGCAGATAAGGTAAAACAATGA
- a CDS encoding SLC5 family protein, whose translation MNINLLQLGIFIGLTALVALFTYIKCRNVPRDPSDSRDYFLAGGTLSWVFVAGSIMLTNISAEQIVGMNGAQTLLVAWWEIAAALGLLILAHWLIPMYYRYRCTTTTELLEHRFRDPHIRAMVSVLFMFGYMFILLPVVLYTGALFMQSMFHVNFFGDTQMLNAAAEGMSCVAADDSFACIPQSSQRLTTLVIAALFAVVGSLYAIFGGLRAIAISDTFNGIGLLVMGTLVSLLAMETIGWNFEGIPAERLTLIGSDQSDIPWHTLFTGMIFIQIFYWGTNMVITQRALAAKNVREAQKGLYAAVAMKLLIPLIVVLPGIAAYKLYGDIGDKAYGVIVAEVLPPWLSGAFAAVMAGAVLSTFNSCLNSASALYTLDVHQKYFNAKVCVKAMGQRVALIFAVVSVLLVPIYQNADSIIALLQKLNGLYSMPVMAAFLVAMLFDNVRGLAVRIGLVSGVITYAVFTFVWSPLHYIHLMFITLVVAVAVTLIVNRLLPGDTALAEAA comes from the coding sequence ATGAATATCAACCTGTTGCAACTTGGCATCTTTATCGGCCTCACGGCGCTGGTGGCGCTGTTCACCTACATTAAATGTCGCAATGTGCCGCGGGATCCGTCCGACAGCCGCGACTATTTCCTCGCCGGCGGCACCCTGAGCTGGGTCTTTGTGGCGGGCTCCATCATGCTCACCAATATCAGCGCCGAGCAGATTGTCGGCATGAATGGCGCCCAAACCTTGCTGGTGGCCTGGTGGGAGATCGCCGCGGCGCTGGGGCTGCTTATTCTGGCGCACTGGCTTATTCCCATGTACTACCGCTACCGCTGCACGACCACCACAGAGCTTTTGGAGCACCGCTTTCGCGACCCCCACATCCGCGCCATGGTGAGCGTGCTCTTTATGTTCGGCTACATGTTTATCCTGCTGCCCGTGGTGCTCTACACCGGCGCCCTATTTATGCAGTCGATGTTCCATGTGAACTTTTTCGGCGACACCCAAATGCTGAACGCGGCCGCGGAAGGCATGAGCTGCGTCGCTGCCGACGATAGCTTTGCCTGTATCCCGCAAAGCAGCCAGCGACTGACCACTTTGGTAATCGCGGCGCTGTTTGCAGTGGTGGGCTCGCTCTATGCCATTTTCGGTGGCCTGCGTGCCATCGCTATCTCAGACACCTTCAACGGCATTGGCCTGCTGGTAATGGGTACCCTGGTGTCTTTGCTGGCCATGGAAACCATCGGCTGGAACTTCGAGGGCATTCCCGCCGAACGCCTGACGCTGATTGGCAGCGACCAGTCGGACATCCCCTGGCACACCCTGTTTACCGGCATGATTTTTATCCAGATTTTTTACTGGGGTACCAATATGGTGATCACCCAGCGGGCATTGGCGGCTAAGAACGTGCGCGAAGCGCAAAAAGGCCTGTACGCCGCCGTAGCCATGAAGCTGCTGATTCCGCTGATTGTGGTGCTGCCGGGCATTGCCGCCTACAAGCTTTATGGCGATATCGGCGACAAGGCCTATGGAGTGATAGTGGCCGAGGTGCTGCCGCCCTGGCTCTCCGGTGCCTTTGCCGCCGTGATGGCAGGTGCAGTGCTCAGTACCTTTAACTCCTGCCTCAATTCCGCCTCGGCGCTCTACACCCTGGATGTGCACCAGAAGTATTTCAATGCCAAGGTATGCGTAAAGGCCATGGGCCAGCGGGTGGCACTGATTTTTGCGGTGGTATCCGTACTGCTGGTACCCATCTACCAGAATGCCGACAGCATTATCGCGCTGCTGCAAAAGCTTAACGGTCTCTACAGCATGCCGGTGATGGCGGCCTTTTTGGTGGCCATGCTGTTTGACAACGTCCGCGGTCTCGCGGTGCGCATCGGCCTGGTCAGCGGCGTTATCACCTATGCCGTCTTTACCTTCGTCTGGAGCCCGCTGCACTACATCCACCTGATGTTTATCACCCTGGTGGTGGCGGTGGCCGTAACCCTTATTGTTAACCGCTTACTGCCCGGCGATACCGCCCTGGCGGAAGCGGCCTGA
- a CDS encoding UDP-glucose--hexose-1-phosphate uridylyltransferase, translated as MQFDPSEHPHRRYNPLTDEWVLVSPHRAKRPWQGQQEQHEETALPSHDPDCYLCPGNRRITGEQNPDYQGPFVFTNDFAALSPDCPAPAPSDDPLLRQSSARGTSRVICFSPDHGKTLAHMNQHELGAVISCWQRELQDLGKDYPWVQIFENKGAVMGCSNPHPHGQIWAQDTLPTLAAKKDEMQRRYFETHSRALLLDYAKRELTQESRLLYVNEHWLALVPYWAAWPFETMLLPRQACTQLHLLSGEASTALADILGKLTRAYDKLFGCRFPYSMGWHGAPFNGEDNSHWQLHAVFLPPLLRSATVRKFMVGYEMLAEPQRDLTPEQAAARLRELME; from the coding sequence ATGCAGTTTGATCCCAGCGAGCATCCCCACAGGCGTTACAACCCACTTACCGATGAGTGGGTGCTGGTGTCGCCCCACAGGGCCAAGCGCCCCTGGCAGGGGCAACAGGAGCAACACGAGGAAACGGCGCTGCCAAGCCACGACCCGGACTGCTACCTGTGCCCGGGCAACAGACGTATCACTGGGGAGCAGAACCCGGATTATCAGGGCCCCTTTGTCTTCACCAACGACTTTGCCGCCTTGAGTCCTGACTGCCCGGCGCCTGCGCCATCGGACGATCCGCTGCTGCGGCAATCCTCGGCGCGGGGTACCAGCCGGGTGATTTGCTTCTCGCCGGATCACGGCAAGACCCTGGCACACATGAATCAGCATGAGCTTGGCGCCGTTATCAGTTGCTGGCAGAGGGAGCTTCAGGACCTTGGCAAAGACTACCCCTGGGTGCAGATTTTCGAGAACAAGGGCGCCGTGATGGGCTGCTCCAATCCACATCCACACGGGCAAATCTGGGCTCAGGACACACTGCCAACCCTGGCGGCCAAAAAAGATGAAATGCAGCGCCGCTATTTCGAGACCCATAGCCGGGCATTGCTGCTGGATTACGCCAAGCGCGAACTGACCCAAGAAAGCCGCCTGCTTTACGTCAACGAGCACTGGCTGGCGCTGGTACCCTATTGGGCCGCCTGGCCATTCGAGACCATGCTGCTGCCACGCCAGGCTTGCACTCAGCTGCATTTATTGTCAGGCGAAGCATCGACTGCGTTGGCCGACATCCTTGGCAAGCTTACCCGCGCCTACGACAAACTCTTTGGCTGCCGCTTCCCCTATTCCATGGGCTGGCACGGCGCGCCCTTTAACGGTGAAGATAACAGTCACTGGCAGCTGCACGCGGTGTTCTTGCCGCCGCTGCTGCGCTCGGCCACTGTGCGTAAGTTTATGGTGGGTTATGAGATGCTGGCCGAACCCCAGCGGGATCTCACCCCGGAGCAGGCCGCCGCGCGCCTGCGCGAATTGATGGAATAA
- the galK gene encoding galactokinase, whose product MQPIRNLFEQHFGASPQWLGRAPGRVNLIGEHTDYNDGFVLPCAIDFSTEVALCTNQSNRVRVFAANETEHTADNFQLDAITPDDSVHWRNYVRGMVLMLSDAAAQRGKKLRGMDMVIHGNVPQGGGLSSSAALELALANAINAAFDLGLTPQDMARLGQACENHFVGCNCGIMDQLISASANSQHLSLIDCRSLETRSVPLPTGFKLLIINSNVRRGLVDGEYNLRRVQCESAASYYGVKALRDLSLEQLFADADGLDATAFRRARHVVSENLRTLACAEALNQQDMQRVFKLMSESHTSMRDDFEITVPAIDALVEIVADALKGQGGVRMTGGGFGGCVVALLPDALLEPVKACVSKAYPEQTGLVPVFIETGAAAGAQAQPII is encoded by the coding sequence ATGCAGCCTATTCGTAACTTATTTGAGCAGCACTTTGGCGCCAGCCCTCAATGGCTGGGCCGCGCCCCCGGACGGGTCAATCTGATTGGCGAGCACACCGACTATAACGACGGCTTCGTGCTGCCCTGTGCCATCGATTTTTCTACTGAAGTCGCGCTGTGCACCAACCAAAGCAACCGGGTTCGGGTCTTTGCCGCCAACGAGACCGAACACACAGCAGACAACTTCCAGCTCGATGCCATCACGCCGGACGATAGCGTCCACTGGCGCAACTATGTGCGCGGCATGGTGCTGATGCTGTCTGATGCCGCAGCGCAGCGGGGCAAGAAACTCCGTGGCATGGACATGGTCATCCACGGCAATGTACCCCAGGGCGGCGGCCTCAGTAGCTCGGCGGCGCTTGAACTGGCGCTCGCCAATGCCATCAATGCCGCCTTCGACCTTGGGCTTACGCCTCAGGACATGGCCAGGCTGGGTCAGGCCTGTGAAAACCACTTTGTGGGCTGCAACTGCGGCATCATGGATCAGCTCATCAGCGCCAGTGCCAACTCGCAGCATTTAAGCCTGATTGATTGTCGCAGCCTCGAGACCCGCTCAGTGCCGCTGCCTACGGGCTTTAAGCTGCTCATCATCAACTCCAATGTGCGCCGCGGTCTGGTAGATGGCGAGTACAATCTAAGACGAGTCCAGTGCGAGAGCGCCGCCAGCTACTATGGCGTGAAGGCGCTGCGGGACTTGTCACTGGAGCAGCTTTTTGCCGATGCCGATGGACTGGATGCCACAGCCTTTCGCCGCGCCCGCCATGTGGTGAGCGAAAACCTTCGCACCTTAGCCTGCGCCGAGGCCTTGAATCAGCAGGATATGCAAAGGGTGTTTAAGCTGATGAGCGAGAGCCACACCTCGATGCGGGACGACTTTGAGATAACTGTGCCAGCCATCGACGCGCTGGTGGAGATAGTCGCCGATGCACTCAAGGGCCAGGGCGGCGTGCGTATGACAGGTGGCGGCTTTGGTGGCTGCGTGGTGGCACTGCTGCCGGACGCGCTGCTTGAACCGGTTAAAGCTTGTGTATCAAAGGCCTACCCGGAGCAGACCGGACTTGTGCCTGTGTTTATCGAAACCGGCGCCGCGGCGGGAGCACAAGCGCAGCCAATCATCTGA
- a CDS encoding substrate-binding periplasmic protein — protein sequence MRLPTRILLLISMMLSPLVLQAAESVVTMAYRTTEKQPFIAKAPDNSGLFEDMYQEAARRAGLTLRIVRMPKVRVINALKEGEVDFYPQFTFSAKRSAYSFFAPNGLRVAYYAISTPEIERLASVADFDGLTLLHGLGNPDYLTKLGFGAARVTHLEVAEMDLQKAIHMLQKRRADAYIYEAEPLAYALLQSGASDIRLHKELSDQVEWATLGISRRSVLLALEPNPDFNPDAPISRSNQAERLVPGSPMARMVAALDSMKQDGTLAALSERYLGR from the coding sequence ATGCGCCTGCCAACCCGTATTTTGCTTTTGATTTCAATGATGTTGTCGCCGTTGGTGCTACAGGCTGCCGAGTCTGTTGTGACCATGGCATACCGCACCACTGAAAAGCAGCCCTTTATCGCCAAGGCGCCAGACAATAGTGGTCTGTTTGAAGACATGTATCAGGAAGCTGCACGCCGCGCCGGGCTGACGCTGCGAATTGTGCGCATGCCCAAGGTGCGGGTGATCAACGCCCTCAAGGAAGGTGAAGTCGATTTCTATCCGCAGTTTACCTTCAGCGCCAAACGCAGCGCATACAGCTTTTTTGCCCCCAATGGCCTGCGGGTCGCCTATTACGCCATCTCCACGCCAGAGATTGAACGGCTTGCCAGCGTGGCAGATTTCGACGGCCTGACGTTGTTGCACGGACTGGGGAACCCCGACTATTTGACCAAGCTTGGCTTTGGCGCAGCCAGGGTGACTCATCTGGAAGTGGCCGAGATGGACCTGCAAAAAGCCATTCACATGCTGCAAAAACGCAGGGCCGACGCCTATATTTACGAGGCCGAGCCGCTGGCGTACGCCCTGTTGCAGAGCGGTGCCAGCGATATTCGCTTGCACAAGGAATTATCGGACCAGGTGGAATGGGCGACCCTGGGCATCTCAAGACGCTCGGTACTGCTGGCGCTTGAGCCCAATCCGGATTTCAACCCAGATGCACCCATCAGTCGCAGCAATCAAGCCGAGCGTTTGGTGCCCGGCTCCCCCATGGCGCGCATGGTGGCCGCGCTCGACAGCATGAAGCAGGATGGCACTCTGGCAGCGCTGTCCGAGCGTTATTTGGGGCGTTGA
- a CDS encoding acyltransferase, translating to MRALLSLIRGSLAFLGYTFNTLFWFVPILLLGLVKLLPIPALRKLMSYLVDGCASNWISVNSFIQNVLHPVRIDVQGNAELSRDEWYMVIANHQSWVDILVLQRVFNRKIPFLKFFLKQELLYVPVLGLAWWALDFPFMRRYSTAELKKNPKLKGKDIEITRRACAKFKDKPVSVMNFVEGTRFQAAKHKKQNSPFQHLLRPKAGGMAFALSAMGEQIHKLVDVAIYYPGKVPSFWDFISGKVDEIRVHVTVADIATEMRGDYINNREFKQDFQEQLNQIWVRKDGILAQLSGEEEIKTEVSEQHA from the coding sequence ATGCGCGCGCTGCTGTCGCTTATCCGAGGCTCACTGGCTTTTCTGGGGTACACCTTTAACACCCTGTTTTGGTTTGTCCCTATCCTGCTGCTTGGTCTGGTAAAGCTGCTGCCCATTCCTGCCCTGCGTAAGCTGATGTCCTATCTGGTGGATGGCTGTGCCTCCAACTGGATTTCGGTGAACAGCTTTATCCAAAATGTGCTGCACCCGGTGCGTATCGATGTGCAGGGCAACGCCGAACTGAGCCGCGATGAGTGGTATATGGTGATTGCCAACCACCAGAGCTGGGTCGATATTCTGGTGTTGCAAAGGGTATTCAACCGCAAAATCCCCTTCCTGAAGTTCTTCCTGAAGCAAGAGCTCTTGTATGTGCCGGTACTGGGTCTGGCCTGGTGGGCGCTGGATTTCCCCTTTATGCGCCGCTATTCCACCGCCGAGCTGAAGAAGAATCCCAAGCTCAAGGGTAAAGATATTGAAATCACCCGCCGCGCCTGCGCCAAGTTTAAAGACAAGCCGGTGAGCGTGATGAACTTTGTTGAAGGCACCCGTTTCCAGGCTGCCAAACACAAAAAGCAGAACTCACCTTTCCAGCATCTGCTGCGCCCCAAGGCCGGCGGCATGGCCTTTGCCCTTTCCGCCATGGGCGAGCAAATCCACAAGCTGGTGGACGTCGCGATTTATTACCCCGGCAAGGTCCCCAGCTTCTGGGACTTTATCTCCGGCAAGGTGGATGAAATCCGCGTGCACGTGACTGTGGCGGATATCGCCACCGAGATGCGCGGCGACTACATCAACAACCGCGAGTTCAAGCAAGACTTCCAGGAACAGCTCAACCAGATTTGGGTCCGCAAAGACGGCATCCTGGCACAGCTTTCCGGTGAAGAAGAGATAAAAACTGAGGTTTCTGAACAACATGCTTAA